In Longimicrobiaceae bacterium, a single genomic region encodes these proteins:
- the argH gene encoding argininosuccinate lyase, producing MASSASAVPVARLWGGRFAAGPAPEMDRLNRSLPVDFRLWREDVAGSQAWAEALAAAGVLSAGEGAELRAGLDRVGARLEGWGAAEWAAAPDEDIHSLVERLLYEEAGAVAGKLHTGRSRNDQVATDARLWACGAASRLDAALRGLQRALLEQAERHLDTVMPSYTHLQRAQPVSAAHWLLSHAWPLARDRERLAQARERAAVLPLGSGAIAGCPFPVDRVLLKETLGFHAVSQNSIDAVADRDWVADLLYVAAMVGVHLSRLGEDLVLFASSEWGLVRHSDRFSTGSSLMPQKRNPDAMELSRGKAGRLVGALTGFLAVLKGLPSGYNKDLQEDKEALFGAFDTLEALIPAVAGTVREMEIDAARCAAAVDAGMLATELADFLVREGVPFREAHEKVGLLVRRAEAGGCGVDELPPSAFAEVAEEFAGADLALLFSPEAAVARRRGVGGTAPEAVREQAAGLRRIL from the coding sequence ATGGCATCCAGCGCCTCCGCCGTCCCCGTCGCCCGCCTCTGGGGCGGACGCTTCGCCGCCGGGCCCGCGCCCGAGATGGACCGGCTGAACCGCTCGCTCCCCGTGGACTTCCGCCTCTGGCGCGAGGACGTGGCGGGGAGCCAGGCGTGGGCGGAGGCGCTCGCCGCCGCCGGGGTGCTCTCCGCGGGGGAGGGCGCGGAGCTGCGCGCGGGGCTGGACCGCGTGGGGGCGCGGCTGGAGGGGTGGGGAGCCGCGGAGTGGGCCGCCGCCCCGGACGAGGACATCCACTCGCTGGTGGAGCGGCTGCTCTACGAGGAGGCGGGCGCGGTCGCGGGGAAGCTGCACACCGGGCGCTCCCGCAACGACCAGGTGGCGACGGACGCGCGGCTCTGGGCGTGCGGGGCGGCGTCGCGGCTGGACGCGGCGCTCCGCGGCCTGCAGCGCGCCCTGCTGGAGCAGGCGGAGCGGCACCTGGACACCGTGATGCCGTCGTACACGCACCTGCAGAGGGCGCAGCCGGTGTCCGCGGCGCACTGGCTCCTGTCGCACGCCTGGCCGCTGGCGCGCGACCGCGAGCGGCTGGCACAGGCGCGCGAGCGGGCCGCCGTGCTCCCGCTGGGCTCCGGCGCCATCGCCGGGTGCCCCTTCCCGGTGGACCGGGTCCTCCTCAAGGAGACGCTGGGCTTCCACGCCGTGTCGCAGAACAGCATCGACGCGGTCGCGGACCGGGACTGGGTGGCGGACCTGCTCTACGTCGCCGCCATGGTGGGGGTGCACCTGTCCCGCCTGGGGGAGGACCTGGTCCTCTTCGCCTCGTCGGAGTGGGGGCTCGTGCGCCACTCGGACCGCTTCTCCACCGGCTCCTCGCTGATGCCGCAGAAGCGGAACCCGGACGCCATGGAGCTGTCGCGCGGCAAGGCGGGGCGGCTGGTGGGGGCGCTCACCGGCTTCCTGGCCGTGCTGAAGGGGCTCCCCTCCGGCTACAACAAGGACCTCCAGGAGGACAAGGAGGCGCTCTTCGGCGCCTTCGACACCCTGGAGGCGCTGATCCCCGCCGTCGCCGGGACGGTGCGGGAGATGGAGATCGACGCGGCGCGCTGCGCGGCGGCCGTGGACGCGGGGATGCTCGCCACCGAGCTGGCGGACTTCCTGGTGCGGGAGGGCGTCCCCTTCCGCGAGGCGCACGAGAAGGTGGGGCTGCTGGTGCGCCGCGCCGAGGCGGGCGGGTGCGGGGTGGACGAGCTGCCCCCCTCCGCCTTCGCGGAGGTGGCGGAGGAGTTCGCGGGGGCGGACCTGGCGCTGCTCTTCTCGCCGGAGGCCGCGGTGGCGCGGCGGCGCGGCGTGGGGGGGACGGCGCCAGAGGCGGTGCGGGAGCAGGCGGCGGGGCTGCGCCGGATCCTCTGA